In the genome of Pelodiscus sinensis isolate JC-2024 chromosome 3, ASM4963464v1, whole genome shotgun sequence, one region contains:
- the LOC142827797 gene encoding E3 SUMO-protein ligase ZBED1-like, producing MEQRTKRSGLLNGKFIFKKLPDGSLDKKTVICNYCKAEFQYHRSTSSLQYHLRAKHAFASSSCATDNPPRANESNQPQQSRPTEFWNHCKPMDLTKYNSLTNAIVKWIAMDCRPLNIVNDRGLRDIIQIVSSNQSYSLPSEGTIASQMHDQYNDEKTSKLELLKSAPAVALTADHWTSLSNQSYLEVTAHLIDAAWKLQSFVLTAMDIEERHYAESCAECFLDVVKEWNIKEKVSTISTDSAHNMFTDTCMPFEHMTCIAHSLQRSITVALSDSGFENILEKCRKIVGHFKHSPTNSAELGVQQAANGQTQEPLVQDISTRWNSTLSMVQHLICNKAAITATLALQKHKLSLPTGKDFEKLQKLETLLKPCRFVTEILGGELYVSCSVVLPVFCHIFSVMEVSDDDPAYVVQFKNTFIADLMKHKEGTNMRFLKIATALDPRFKHLKCLPKSERDEVWDMLSEILKEQHSNAEITETEPPKKKINLSFIASVSDDENKHVSVCTALDRYRAESIISMEACPLQWWLKREGTYECLAYVARKYLATPATVVPCEHLFSLSGDIVHKKRAALSPVNVNKLICLSNWLNKK from the coding sequence ATGGAGCAAAGGACCAAAAGATCAGGACTTTTGAATgggaagtttatttttaaaaaacttccagATGGTTCTCTGGATAAAAAGACGGTTATCTGTAACTATTGCAAGGCTGAGTTCCAATACCATCGAAGTACTTCGAGTCTGCAGTACCACTTACGTGCTAAACATGCTTTTGCCTCCAGTTCTTGTGCTACAGATAATCCACCAAGAGCAAATGAATCCAACCAGCCACAACAGAGTAGACCCACAGAGTTTTGGAACCACTGCAAGCCCATGGATCTAACAAAATACAACAGTTTAACCAATGCTATCGTAAAGTGGATAGCTATGGACTGCAGACCACTCAATATTGTAAACGACAGAGGGCTAAGAGATATTATTCAAATTGTATCTTCCAATCAATCATATTCCTTGCCATCTGAAGGAACCATTGCATCTCAAATGCATGATCAATATAACGACGAGAAGACTTCAAAGTTGGAGCTTCTGAAAAGTGCACCAGCTGTTGCTTTGACTGCGGATCACTGGACTTCCTTGAGCAATCAGAGTTATCTTGAAGTCACAGCACACCTGATTGATGCTGCATGGAAACTACAGTCATTTGTTTTAACAGCAATGGATATTGAAGAGAGACATTATGCTGAATCGTGTGCAGAGTGTTTCTTGGATGTTGTAAAAGAATGGAATATTAAAGAAAAGGTATCAACAATTAGTACTGATAGTGCACATAATATGTTCACAGACACTTGTATGCCTTTTGAACATATGACATGCATTGCTCACAGCCTGCAGCGATCCATTACAGTAGCACTCAGTGATAGTGGTTTTGAAAACATACtggaaaaatgtagaaaaattgtGGGCCATTTCAAACACAGTCCAACTAACAGTGCAGAGCTAGGAGTACAACAAGCTGCAAATGGACAGACACAAGAACCTCTTGTACAAGATATTTCAACCAGATGGAACTCCACATTGAGTATGGTTCAGCATCTGATTTGCAATAAAGCTGCTATCACAGCCACATTAGCTCTTCAAAAGCATAAACTATCATTGCCAACAGGTAAAGATTTTGAAAAACTGCAAAAGCTAGAAACACTACTTAAGCCCTGCAGGTTTGTGACTGAAatccttgggggagaattgtatgtctcctgctctgttgtTTTACCtgtattctgccatatatttagTGTTATGGAAGTttcagatgatgacccagcataTGTTGTTcaatttaagaacactttcattgCAGATCTGATgaaacacaaagaaggtaccaatatgagatttctaaagatagctacagcacttgacccaagATTTAAgcatctgaagtgccttccaaaatctgaaaggGATGAAGTGTGGGACATGCTGTCAgaaatcttaaaagagcaacactccaatgCAGAAATTACAGAAAcagaaccaccaaaaaagaaaatcaacctttcaTTCATAGCATCTgtctcagatgatgaaaataaacATGTGTCAGTTTGCACAGCTCTGGATCGTTATCGAGCAGaatccatcatcagcatggaagcatgccCTCTGCAATGGTGGTTGAAGcgtgaagggacatatgaatgtttagcatatgtgGCCCGTAAATATCTTGCAACGCCAGCTACAGTTGTACCATGTGAGCACctcttttcactttcaggtgacattgtacaTAAAAAGCGAGCAGCATTATCTcccgtaaatgtaaacaaacttatttgtcttagcaattggctgaacaagaagtag